The Mesobacillus jeotgali genome window below encodes:
- a CDS encoding molecular chaperone TorD family protein: MMEERYGKLAIANIMTSIWLGDWDTYEAFMNDVPEGMVKELSFHSLYNRDEVQLWYDNHFFIPGDHFVSPYFSSYSKNNEDEEARRHELLCLIGLYEKTAFYFPLEQDRLPDHFGSMTAFLSSILQGEIQAEQKGDRDHLKQLEEIEGEMLTRFIKPVLKPLLQNAEAKINHPFFKEFLRFYAEMMSDEWVEAA, encoded by the coding sequence ATGATGGAAGAACGATATGGAAAGCTGGCGATTGCGAATATCATGACAAGCATCTGGCTTGGGGACTGGGACACCTATGAAGCATTCATGAACGATGTCCCTGAAGGAATGGTGAAGGAACTGTCATTTCACTCCTTATACAATCGGGATGAAGTGCAGCTCTGGTATGACAATCACTTTTTCATACCGGGAGATCACTTTGTCTCTCCTTATTTTTCATCTTATAGTAAAAATAATGAAGATGAAGAAGCCCGCAGGCATGAACTGTTATGCCTGATTGGCCTTTATGAAAAAACAGCCTTTTATTTTCCGCTCGAGCAAGACCGGCTGCCAGACCATTTCGGCAGCATGACGGCGTTCTTGAGTTCTATTTTACAGGGAGAAATCCAGGCGGAACAAAAAGGCGACCGCGATCACCTGAAGCAGCTCGAAGAAATAGAGGGAGAGATGCTGACCCGATTCATCAAGCCAGTCCTGAAACCATTGCTTCAGAATGCGGAAGCAAAAATCAACCATCCGTTCTTTAAAGAGTTCCTCCGTTTCTACGCGGAAATGATGAGCGACGAGTGGGTGGAGGCAGCTTAA
- a CDS encoding DUF1128 domain-containing protein → MDLTKNSPENVDFMIEKIKEKLNVMNLGAIKSTHFDGDMYEELKEIYDMIMRKNTFSPNEMQAIAEELGNLRKQ, encoded by the coding sequence GTGGACTTAACTAAAAATTCCCCTGAAAACGTTGATTTCATGATCGAAAAAATCAAGGAAAAATTGAATGTCATGAACCTTGGCGCAATCAAATCGACGCATTTTGACGGCGATATGTATGAAGAACTGAAGGAAATCTATGATATGATCATGCGAAAAAACACCTTCAGCCCGAATGAAATGCAGGCAATCGCTGAAGAGCTTGGAAACTTAAGAAAGCAGTAA
- a CDS encoding sodium:alanine symporter family protein → MTFEDWIGKISGWVWGPPLLILLVGTGIYLTFRIGFLQMRLLPYSLKLAFSKKQDKRSEGDISHFQALMTALAATVGTGNIAGVATAIFTGGPGAVFWMWITAFFGMATKYAEAVLAVKYRVEDEDGEMSGGPMYYLERGLGQKWLGVLFALFGAVAAFGIGNLVQSNSVASVVQSTFSVPAWVTGLVLTIFTALALIGGIKSIGKVTALFVPVMAAFYLLAGLIVMTMNFDLVPAAVALIFTDAFTGEAVAGGALGTVIRMGVARGVFSNEAGLGSAPIAAAAAKTDLPGRQALVSMTQVFIDTIVICSITGITIVMGGLYTGDTTAADLTSATFAKFLGQTGSVIVAIGLLFFASSTIIGWSYYGEKCFSYLFSKSVVLYYRIAFVAAVFIGAISQLEVVWGVADVMNGLMAFPNLVGLLGLSGVVVVETRNILNAIKEEKNETNTYSA, encoded by the coding sequence ATGACATTTGAAGATTGGATTGGAAAAATCAGTGGATGGGTTTGGGGCCCGCCTTTATTGATCCTGCTTGTAGGGACGGGAATTTATCTTACCTTCCGCATTGGCTTCTTGCAAATGAGGCTGCTGCCTTATTCACTGAAACTCGCTTTTTCGAAAAAGCAGGACAAACGGTCTGAAGGGGACATTTCTCATTTCCAGGCTTTGATGACAGCACTGGCTGCAACTGTCGGAACAGGTAATATCGCTGGTGTTGCAACAGCAATTTTTACAGGCGGACCTGGTGCCGTTTTCTGGATGTGGATTACGGCCTTTTTTGGAATGGCCACAAAATACGCGGAAGCTGTTTTAGCTGTTAAATACCGGGTTGAGGACGAGGATGGCGAAATGTCCGGCGGTCCAATGTATTATCTTGAACGCGGGCTTGGACAAAAATGGCTTGGTGTCTTATTTGCCTTATTTGGTGCGGTTGCAGCTTTCGGAATCGGCAACCTGGTGCAGTCAAATTCAGTCGCCAGCGTCGTACAGTCGACTTTCTCTGTGCCAGCATGGGTTACGGGACTTGTCCTGACTATTTTCACTGCACTTGCCCTGATTGGCGGAATTAAGAGCATCGGGAAAGTCACTGCTCTTTTCGTGCCAGTGATGGCAGCATTTTACCTTCTTGCTGGTCTTATCGTCATGACCATGAATTTTGACCTTGTCCCAGCAGCAGTTGCACTTATTTTTACAGATGCCTTCACTGGAGAAGCGGTTGCTGGCGGTGCGCTTGGAACGGTCATCCGGATGGGTGTTGCCCGGGGTGTCTTCTCAAATGAAGCCGGTCTTGGATCCGCACCGATCGCTGCTGCTGCAGCCAAGACAGACTTGCCGGGACGGCAGGCACTTGTGTCGATGACCCAAGTGTTCATTGATACAATTGTCATCTGTTCGATCACGGGAATAACCATTGTAATGGGCGGGTTGTACACAGGAGATACAACAGCAGCTGATCTTACTTCAGCAACCTTTGCAAAATTCCTTGGCCAGACAGGCTCTGTAATCGTTGCGATCGGATTGCTGTTCTTCGCATCATCGACCATTATCGGCTGGTCATATTATGGAGAAAAATGCTTCTCCTATCTGTTCAGCAAGAGTGTGGTATTATACTATCGAATCGCATTTGTCGCTGCTGTGTTCATCGGTGCGATTTCCCAACTGGAAGTTGTTTGGGGTGTAGCCGACGTCATGAACGGATTGATGGCCTTCCCTAACTTAGTTGGGCTGCTCGGCCTTTCGGGAGTAGTCGTAGTTGAAACAAGGAATATCTTGAATGCTATTAAAGAAGAAAAGAACGAAACTAACACGTATAGTGCCTGA
- a CDS encoding YtxH domain-containing protein, with translation MGSSSKFWMGMVLGALAGGAVTLLEKSTRQAVKKDFSKVSSGVAYVIKNPNEFIDDLRETANKVRATVEQVTEDVAFITEKVEEIKDVPPQVTELVKDTKETLRKIASSGQGQQHIDKNE, from the coding sequence ATGGGCAGTTCGAGTAAATTTTGGATGGGCATGGTTTTAGGAGCGCTGGCAGGCGGTGCAGTTACTCTTTTGGAAAAATCGACCCGGCAGGCTGTAAAAAAGGATTTCAGCAAGGTTTCCAGTGGTGTGGCATATGTGATCAAAAATCCAAATGAATTTATTGATGATCTAAGGGAAACAGCGAATAAAGTGCGGGCAACAGTGGAACAAGTAACAGAGGATGTTGCTTTTATCACTGAAAAAGTAGAAGAAATAAAGGATGTACCCCCTCAGGTTACGGAATTGGTCAAGGACACGAAAGAAACGCTGAGGAAGATTGCATCATCCGGTCAAGGACAGCAGCATATAGATAAAAATGAATGA
- a CDS encoding YihY/virulence factor BrkB family protein: protein MVDISFFRHMWQRIQEDDVPALAAQLAYFFLLSLFPLLIFLVTLVPYLPISEMDILGFFDDYAPGESMDLIKNSLEDIMKKDGKLLSFGLLATVWSASNGINAIVRAFNRAYRVEETRSFIVSRLMAIFLTFAMIFVFLVALILPVFGKEIGSWLFANFGLKEEFLYVWNMLRWAISILILFVVFLGLYWIAPNKKLTCVSGLPGSIFATGGWVLVSLGFSYYVSNFASYTATYGSIGAIIVLMIWLYLSAYIIIIGGEINAYYSEKKTGC, encoded by the coding sequence ATGGTTGATATATCATTTTTCAGGCATATGTGGCAGAGGATACAGGAAGATGATGTTCCGGCTCTTGCCGCACAGCTTGCCTATTTCTTCTTGCTTTCCTTGTTTCCGCTGTTAATCTTCTTGGTCACATTGGTTCCTTATTTGCCAATTTCAGAAATGGATATCCTCGGTTTTTTTGATGATTATGCTCCAGGTGAATCGATGGACCTGATTAAGAACAGCCTGGAGGATATCATGAAAAAAGACGGAAAATTGCTGAGCTTTGGATTGCTGGCGACTGTTTGGTCAGCCTCAAATGGGATCAATGCCATTGTCAGGGCATTTAACCGTGCGTACCGAGTAGAGGAAACAAGGTCGTTCATCGTAAGCAGGTTAATGGCAATCTTTTTGACCTTTGCCATGATCTTTGTATTTCTGGTCGCATTGATCCTGCCGGTGTTCGGAAAAGAAATCGGCAGCTGGCTTTTCGCGAATTTTGGCCTGAAGGAAGAATTTCTTTACGTCTGGAATATGCTTCGCTGGGCCATCAGTATTTTGATTTTGTTTGTTGTTTTCCTTGGACTGTACTGGATTGCGCCAAACAAAAAACTCACCTGCGTTAGCGGCTTACCAGGATCAATTTTTGCCACAGGTGGATGGGTTCTTGTTTCGCTGGGCTTCTCCTACTATGTCAGCAATTTCGCTTCCTACACCGCTACTTACGGCAGTATCGGGGCAATCATCGTCCTGATGATCTGGCTCTATTTATCCGCCTACATCATCATCATTGGCGGAGAAATCAATGCCTATTACAGTGAGAAGAAAACAGGATGCTGA
- a CDS encoding heavy metal translocating P-type ATPase: MAQGANALLKKNSVPEVSFFEKIKPHAELIAAGISGILIAAGWILSKGDSQTASVIAFILAYVIGGFAKAKEGIEATIEDKELNVEMLMIFAAIGSAIIGYWTEGAILIFIFAMSGALETYTMNKSHKEISSLMELQPEEALRIVDGYEEKVHVSELEIGDMILVKPGERIPSDGKVARGQTTIDQAAITGESIPVSKDSGDDVFAGTVNLTGSVTVEITKRNDETLFQKIIQLVQNAQSEKSPSQLFIERFEGTYVKVVLAVVVLMMFVPHFLLGWSWTETFYRAMILLVVASPCALVASIMPATLSAISNGAKHGILFKGGVHLENLSHLKAIAFDKTGTLTKGKPEVTDVIVAEGLDSDDVLLKAASIESHSNHPLANAIVKHSKETLGKELVHPESIEDVSGWGVKAHFENEDWKIGKADFVGRSAAEAFSGGAAVKLAAQGKTIVFIERNGQLAGLIALKDVVREETKQAIDLLKSEGIYTVMLTGDSQNTGKAIAAESHVEGYIAECLPETKVQELKKLKDQYGQVAMVGDGINDAPALATANVGIAMGEGSDVALETADVVLMKNDLPKIAEAINLSRRMNRIVKQNIVFSILVIMVLIASNFLQLLDLPYGVIGHEGSTILVILNSLRLLK; encoded by the coding sequence ATGGCACAGGGAGCAAATGCTTTGTTAAAGAAAAACTCGGTTCCTGAAGTAAGCTTTTTTGAAAAAATAAAGCCTCATGCGGAGCTGATCGCAGCCGGAATCAGTGGGATCCTGATTGCTGCGGGATGGATTTTAAGCAAGGGAGATTCACAAACTGCATCTGTCATCGCTTTTATCCTGGCCTATGTAATCGGCGGTTTTGCAAAAGCGAAGGAAGGTATAGAAGCGACGATTGAAGACAAAGAACTGAACGTCGAGATGTTGATGATTTTTGCTGCGATTGGTTCGGCCATTATTGGTTACTGGACAGAAGGCGCGATTTTGATCTTCATTTTTGCAATGAGCGGAGCACTTGAAACATATACGATGAACAAGAGCCATAAGGAAATTTCCTCTTTGATGGAGCTGCAGCCAGAGGAAGCATTGAGGATTGTGGACGGGTATGAGGAAAAAGTGCATGTTTCAGAACTTGAAATAGGCGACATGATTTTGGTGAAGCCAGGTGAAAGGATTCCTTCAGACGGAAAAGTTGCCAGGGGGCAGACAACGATTGACCAGGCTGCCATCACCGGGGAATCCATCCCGGTTTCAAAGGATTCCGGAGATGATGTTTTTGCCGGTACGGTCAACCTGACTGGATCAGTTACCGTTGAAATCACAAAACGAAATGACGAAACACTGTTCCAAAAAATCATCCAGCTCGTCCAGAACGCGCAAAGTGAAAAGTCTCCATCCCAGCTGTTCATCGAACGGTTTGAGGGCACTTACGTAAAGGTCGTCCTGGCAGTTGTTGTGCTGATGATGTTTGTTCCTCACTTTCTGCTTGGCTGGAGCTGGACGGAGACGTTTTACCGCGCGATGATCCTTCTTGTCGTCGCCTCCCCATGTGCACTCGTTGCCTCGATCATGCCTGCTACTTTGTCGGCGATTTCGAATGGCGCGAAGCACGGAATTTTATTTAAAGGCGGCGTCCACCTGGAAAACCTGAGCCACCTTAAAGCAATTGCTTTTGATAAAACCGGAACTTTGACAAAAGGCAAGCCGGAAGTAACCGATGTGATTGTAGCTGAGGGACTTGATTCTGATGATGTCCTGCTCAAAGCAGCATCGATTGAAAGTCACTCCAACCACCCGCTGGCCAACGCCATCGTGAAACACTCCAAGGAGACGCTTGGCAAAGAGCTTGTTCACCCAGAGAGCATCGAGGATGTGTCTGGCTGGGGAGTGAAGGCCCATTTTGAAAATGAGGATTGGAAAATCGGAAAAGCCGACTTTGTCGGAAGGTCCGCGGCAGAGGCATTCTCTGGCGGAGCCGCTGTAAAGCTTGCAGCACAAGGAAAGACAATTGTTTTCATCGAACGGAATGGCCAGCTTGCAGGTTTGATTGCATTGAAAGACGTTGTCCGTGAAGAAACAAAACAAGCAATCGACCTATTGAAGTCAGAAGGCATCTACACCGTCATGCTCACAGGAGACAGCCAGAACACGGGTAAGGCAATAGCGGCCGAAAGCCATGTGGAAGGATACATCGCTGAATGCCTGCCCGAAACAAAGGTTCAGGAATTGAAGAAATTGAAAGACCAATATGGCCAGGTTGCCATGGTGGGAGACGGCATCAATGACGCCCCGGCACTTGCGACCGCGAATGTCGGCATCGCGATGGGAGAAGGTTCCGATGTTGCTTTGGAAACAGCAGACGTCGTTTTGATGAAAAACGACCTGCCAAAGATCGCCGAAGCCATCAATCTGTCCCGCCGGATGAACAGGATCGTCAAACAAAACATCGTATTCTCGATTCTAGTCATCATGGTGCTCATCGCATCCAACTTCCTTCAGCTGCTCGACCTGCCATACGGCGTCATCGGCCACGAAGGCAGCACTATTTTAGTCATCTTGAATAGCTTGAGGCTGTTGAAATAA
- a CDS encoding DMT family transporter: MTTKDFFTHPLGIAVSAVGATFLWGSAFPFIKLSYSSLDIRPEEMGEQMLFAGYRFLLAGLLILIMFFLLKRNMKFRPETTKSLLKIGLFQTFLQYVLFYIGLSYSTGIQGSIIAGTTSFFQILLAHFLYPDDRMSRLKVAGLMVGFTGVIFANWPNGDYEISFGIGEILLMGAMMAGAYGNILAKQGSGKMEVIYLTAYQMILGSLGLIAIGAFSVGIAPFDFDLKSGLMLLYLAFLSAAGFILWNNVMKYNQVGKVSLYLFLVPVFGVMLSAVLLAEPIHYFVIAGLIFVVVGIVLVNRPARKRNSLPAK, translated from the coding sequence ATGACAACAAAAGACTTTTTTACCCACCCGCTTGGAATTGCTGTTTCAGCTGTCGGTGCGACCTTCCTCTGGGGAAGTGCGTTCCCGTTCATAAAGCTGAGCTATAGCAGTCTTGATATCAGGCCGGAAGAGATGGGGGAGCAAATGCTGTTTGCAGGATACCGTTTCCTGCTTGCCGGGCTGCTGATCCTGATCATGTTCTTTCTTTTAAAAAGGAATATGAAATTTCGGCCCGAAACGACTAAGTCTCTCCTGAAAATCGGCCTGTTCCAGACGTTTTTACAATATGTCCTTTTTTATATCGGACTCAGTTACTCCACTGGAATCCAGGGTTCGATCATTGCAGGTACAACTTCATTCTTCCAGATCCTGCTCGCGCACTTCCTTTATCCGGATGACAGGATGAGCCGTTTGAAGGTTGCCGGGCTGATGGTCGGATTCACTGGGGTCATATTCGCGAATTGGCCTAATGGAGATTATGAAATCAGTTTTGGTATCGGCGAAATTCTGCTTATGGGAGCGATGATGGCTGGTGCCTACGGAAATATCCTTGCCAAACAGGGAAGCGGTAAAATGGAGGTCATATATTTAACAGCTTACCAGATGATTTTGGGGTCCCTTGGATTGATTGCAATTGGAGCTTTTTCAGTGGGGATAGCGCCTTTCGATTTCGATTTGAAGTCAGGTTTGATGCTCCTATATCTGGCATTCCTGTCAGCGGCAGGCTTTATTTTATGGAACAATGTCATGAAGTACAATCAAGTTGGCAAGGTCTCGTTGTATCTTTTCCTGGTCCCTGTATTCGGGGTGATGTTATCAGCGGTGCTCCTTGCCGAACCAATACATTATTTTGTCATTGCCGGTTTAATATTTGTAGTCGTCGGAATCGTGCTTGTCAACCGGCCGGCCCGAAAAAGAAACAGCCTCCCTGCGAAATAG
- a CDS encoding MFS transporter: MNISIKLRFWILVSIVAISGFSQGMLLPLIAIIFEQDGVSSSMNGLHATGLYIGILIASPLMEAPLRRFGYRPIILIGGFTVAISLALFPLWKSFWFWFLLRLAIGIGDHMLHFATQTWITSFSPKERIGRNISLYGLFFGLGFAAGPLMTGFVKINTTLPFIISSAISLAAWLTVWLLKNERPEHDMDSTSFFGTMKRFGKVFKYAWVAFLPPFGYGFLEASLNGNFPVYAMRSGIGVDAVALLLPAFAIGGILSQLPLGILSDKLGRRNVLIFVTLAGFISFTAAGMLENSTVGLLICFFLAGTVVGSTFSLGISYMADLLPKQLLPAGNLMCGIFFSFGSISGPFIGGLAIQWLNGISFFYVISTMLLLIFIALVAVRHDGSTQQANSV, translated from the coding sequence ATGAACATAAGTATAAAGCTTCGTTTCTGGATTTTGGTCAGCATCGTCGCAATTTCAGGTTTTTCACAGGGAATGCTGCTTCCCTTGATTGCGATTATTTTTGAACAGGATGGCGTGTCTTCATCGATGAATGGCTTGCATGCCACAGGCTTATATATTGGCATATTGATTGCCTCTCCATTGATGGAGGCACCGCTCCGCAGATTCGGTTACAGGCCCATCATCCTTATCGGCGGCTTTACCGTCGCCATCTCACTTGCACTATTCCCATTATGGAAGTCCTTTTGGTTCTGGTTCTTGCTAAGGCTGGCAATCGGGATTGGCGACCATATGCTTCACTTCGCAACCCAGACATGGATTACTTCTTTCTCTCCTAAAGAGCGGATTGGAAGGAATATTTCTCTTTATGGATTATTCTTCGGGCTGGGGTTCGCTGCCGGCCCGCTGATGACAGGTTTCGTAAAAATAAACACAACACTGCCTTTCATAATTTCCTCTGCGATAAGCCTCGCAGCATGGCTGACCGTCTGGCTTTTAAAAAATGAACGGCCAGAACACGACATGGACTCTACTTCATTCTTCGGGACAATGAAAAGGTTCGGGAAAGTTTTCAAATACGCTTGGGTCGCATTCCTGCCGCCGTTCGGCTATGGATTTTTGGAAGCAAGCTTAAATGGGAACTTCCCTGTTTACGCCATGAGATCTGGAATTGGCGTCGATGCGGTCGCACTCCTGCTTCCGGCATTTGCGATAGGGGGAATCCTTTCCCAGCTTCCGTTAGGCATATTGAGCGATAAACTCGGCCGAAGAAATGTGCTGATCTTCGTCACGCTAGCAGGTTTCATCAGCTTTACTGCCGCTGGCATGCTTGAGAATTCAACAGTTGGTCTGCTTATTTGCTTCTTTTTAGCGGGAACGGTGGTTGGTTCCACTTTCTCTCTCGGCATCAGCTATATGGCAGACCTGCTGCCGAAACAGCTGCTGCCAGCAGGCAATTTAATGTGCGGGATCTTCTTCAGCTTTGGAAGCATCAGCGGCCCATTCATTGGCGGGCTGGCGATACAGTGGCTGAATGGCATCAGCTTCTTTTATGTGATCAGCACGATGCTGCTGTTGATTTTCATCGCCCTGGTTGCCGTTCGTCATGATGGGTCAACACAACAGGCAAACTCTGTTTAA
- a CDS encoding OsmC family protein gives MEFKMKPDVGYFTETEFGRLDVAGDDQYGFRPYQLLVSSVAVCSGGVLRKVLEKMRMDIEDIHIKADAERVEEEANRVSKITVHFRIAGKNLDEKKIEKAMALTRKNCSMVQSVVGSIEVEETFEIVQ, from the coding sequence ATGGAATTCAAAATGAAACCTGATGTTGGTTATTTTACAGAAACAGAATTTGGCAGGCTTGATGTAGCAGGTGATGATCAGTATGGTTTCAGACCATACCAACTGCTCGTATCATCAGTAGCTGTATGCAGCGGCGGGGTCCTGCGCAAGGTCCTCGAAAAAATGAGGATGGATATTGAGGATATCCATATCAAGGCGGACGCTGAACGTGTTGAGGAAGAAGCGAACAGAGTAAGCAAGATTACGGTTCACTTCCGTATTGCCGGCAAAAATCTGGATGAAAAGAAAATTGAAAAGGCCATGGCTCTGACCAGGAAAAATTGCTCGATGGTCCAATCGGTCGTAGGCAGCATTGAGGTTGAGGAAACGTTTGAAATTGTTCAATAA
- a CDS encoding YitT family protein, producing MAFFYRTLFYIIGLIILSFGVSMTIKAGLGTGAWDALNVGLSKTVGLTPGSWVVIVGIVMIFINAALVKRRPDVAAIITLLITGVLIDFWLLRVFEDLVVTGYAKQFAVFILGMVALSFGLAVYLQPKFPLIPIDNFMMALRERFGLNLMVAKTLGEVLALSAAFIFKGPIGIGTLIVTFAIGPLIQLFYPYCEKLYNKLLTSAR from the coding sequence ATGGCTTTTTTTTATCGCACTCTTTTTTACATCATTGGGTTAATAATTCTATCTTTTGGAGTATCGATGACGATTAAAGCGGGATTGGGCACCGGTGCATGGGACGCACTCAATGTCGGTTTATCGAAAACTGTGGGGCTGACACCTGGCAGCTGGGTTGTGATTGTTGGAATTGTCATGATTTTCATCAATGCGGCATTAGTAAAAAGGCGTCCGGACGTTGCAGCGATTATCACGCTGCTGATCACTGGTGTGCTGATCGACTTCTGGCTGTTGCGAGTGTTCGAAGATTTGGTTGTGACCGGCTACGCAAAACAATTTGCAGTCTTCATTCTGGGAATGGTCGCGCTAAGCTTCGGGCTGGCAGTATACTTGCAGCCAAAGTTCCCGTTAATCCCAATCGATAATTTCATGATGGCATTAAGAGAACGCTTTGGACTCAATCTCATGGTAGCTAAAACACTTGGTGAAGTGTTAGCCCTGTCCGCTGCATTCATTTTTAAAGGACCGATCGGCATCGGTACATTGATTGTAACCTTCGCAATTGGCCCGCTGATCCAATTGTTCTACCCTTACTGTGAAAAACTTTATAATAAGCTGCTCACATCGGCCCGATGA
- a CDS encoding YfkD family protein yields MKKAAAILVMTIVFMMSILAPGFAEEGKGKKAPPPKQEETAKYTIPNSVMNITKDNTYPNPTEDLPFLQPSELTKNLLKTSKVKIENPDLIRMLNETSINSTPFAIGYRAIVYLGEWPLNYVSTETSPNWEFQKINTNYFDNRGGNSIYQIHYVQEQQKSVKGGLTAKIKNAEDVQKMMLLKAAKKTGLPLAFETIVGAGTKKDHIYNIQPKRLGYLYAYAPAINEKGKVTYGEVYLMLKGSKKFIVVKNVVSQGIGAWIPVQDHVSFGFVSSERPR; encoded by the coding sequence ATGAAAAAAGCAGCAGCTATTCTAGTTATGACTATTGTTTTCATGATGTCCATTTTAGCGCCTGGCTTTGCTGAGGAGGGAAAAGGGAAAAAGGCTCCTCCACCAAAGCAGGAGGAAACTGCAAAGTATACAATCCCGAACTCAGTCATGAATATCACAAAGGACAACACATATCCAAACCCGACAGAGGATTTGCCTTTCCTTCAGCCTAGTGAGCTGACAAAGAACCTTTTGAAGACATCAAAAGTGAAGATTGAGAACCCGGATTTGATCCGAATGCTGAATGAAACTTCCATTAACAGCACTCCTTTTGCAATCGGCTATCGTGCGATTGTTTACCTTGGGGAGTGGCCGTTGAATTATGTGTCCACCGAAACTTCCCCGAACTGGGAGTTCCAGAAAATCAATACGAACTACTTTGATAATCGCGGCGGGAATTCTATTTATCAAATCCATTATGTGCAGGAACAGCAAAAATCTGTGAAGGGCGGCTTGACAGCAAAAATCAAGAACGCCGAAGACGTGCAAAAAATGATGCTTTTAAAAGCAGCTAAAAAAACTGGACTGCCGCTGGCGTTCGAAACCATTGTCGGCGCTGGTACCAAAAAGGATCATATCTATAATATCCAGCCCAAACGCCTTGGCTACCTTTACGCCTACGCCCCGGCAATCAATGAAAAGGGCAAAGTGACATATGGTGAGGTCTACTTGATGCTAAAAGGAAGCAAGAAGTTCATCGTCGTCAAAAATGTCGTCTCGCAGGGGATTGGTGCATGGATTCCAGTGCAGGACCATGTCAGCTTCGGTTTTGTTTCAAGTGAAAGACCACGATAA